One window of the Nicotiana tabacum cultivar K326 chromosome 4, ASM71507v2, whole genome shotgun sequence genome contains the following:
- the LOC142179833 gene encoding uncharacterized protein LOC142179833: protein MAHYACMWHIWINVRSKFKKNYLKLSELYFATTQSYTFDEFNERMSKIEEIDKHVKAYLYDIGYHRWSLVHATVNRTWTTTSNIAESLNAVTKDVRELPVIELLEYMRTILERWTNKKLLNAKGMFTYLGKKYNKELEDNRTLLQKMRVRV from the exons ATGGCACATTATGcttgcatgtggcatatttggaTAAATGTAAGGTCAAAGTTCAAGAAAAATTATCTAAAGTTAAGCGAATTGTACTTTGCCACGACACAATCATACACGtttgatgaatttaatgaaagaatgtcaaagattgaagagatCGACAAACATGTTAAAGCATACCTATACGATATTGGCTATCACAGATGGTCTCTGGTACATGCTACGGTGAACAGAACATGGACGACGACATCAAACATTGCAGAGTCCTTGAATGCGGTAACCAAAGATGTAAGAGAGTTGCCCGTAATAGAACTATTAGAGTACATGAGGACAATTCTTGAACGTTGGACTAATAAAAAGTTATTGAATGCAAAGGGTATGTTCACATACCTTGgaaaaaaatacaacaaagagttgGAGGATAATAGGACATTATTGCAGAAGATGAGA GTGAGGGTTTAA